One Sediminicola sp. YIK13 DNA segment encodes these proteins:
- the leuB gene encoding 3-isopropylmalate dehydrogenase, with amino-acid sequence MNLNITLLPGDGIGPEVLAQAVKCLQAVEETFGHNFTYTEASIGAVAMDQTGNPLPEETLEICKSSDAILFGTIGTLKYDDNPNAKVRPEQGLLQLRMELNLFSSIRPVKIFPTLLEKSPLKKEIILGTDFVIYRELTGGIYFGEKKLSADGTVASDLCQYSEKEISRIAHLAFKAAKNRKKKLTVVDKANVLETSRLWRKVVSKIGESYPEVTLDYLLADNAAMQIMLNPKQFDVILTDNLFGDILSDQSSAICGSKGLLPSASIGNDYAMFEPFHGSYTQVQGKNIANPIASILSAAMLLNHFGLNEEAQAIIVAVDKALRKNISTKDINPTSTYGTSQVGDFISQNIIDSEEDLNFNYENIGLGKSTII; translated from the coding sequence ATGAACCTAAATATAACACTACTACCAGGAGATGGTATTGGACCGGAAGTATTGGCACAGGCAGTGAAATGTCTTCAGGCCGTAGAAGAAACTTTTGGTCATAATTTCACATACACTGAAGCTTCCATTGGAGCGGTGGCAATGGATCAGACAGGAAATCCCCTACCTGAAGAAACATTGGAAATTTGCAAGAGTTCCGATGCAATTCTTTTCGGTACCATTGGGACCTTAAAATACGACGACAATCCAAATGCTAAAGTGCGACCTGAGCAAGGATTGTTGCAACTGAGAATGGAGTTGAATCTTTTTTCCAGCATAAGACCGGTAAAAATATTCCCTACCCTTCTTGAAAAATCCCCTCTAAAAAAGGAAATTATTCTTGGGACAGATTTTGTCATCTACCGCGAACTTACAGGGGGCATCTACTTCGGTGAAAAAAAATTAAGTGCTGACGGCACAGTAGCCTCAGATCTTTGTCAATATTCAGAAAAAGAAATAAGCCGAATAGCCCATTTGGCGTTTAAGGCTGCTAAAAATAGAAAGAAAAAATTGACGGTGGTGGACAAGGCAAACGTCTTGGAAACTTCAAGACTATGGCGAAAAGTAGTTTCTAAAATAGGGGAAAGTTACCCTGAGGTTACCCTGGATTATCTGTTGGCCGATAATGCAGCGATGCAAATTATGCTAAATCCAAAACAGTTTGATGTTATATTGACCGATAACCTTTTTGGAGATATTCTATCCGACCAAAGCAGTGCCATTTGCGGATCTAAAGGGCTGTTACCATCGGCTTCTATAGGAAACGACTATGCAATGTTTGAGCCATTTCATGGATCGTATACACAAGTGCAAGGAAAAAATATTGCCAACCCTATTGCTTCAATTCTATCAGCAGCAATGCTATTGAACCATTTTGGTCTAAATGAAGAAGCACAGGCCATTATTGTTGCCGTGGATAAGGCCTTGAGAAAAAACATTTCCACCAAGGATATAAATCCAACCAGTACCTATGGTACAAGTCAGGTAGGTGATTTTATTTCCCAAAATATCATTGATTCGGAAGAAGATCTCAATTTCAACTATGAAAATATTGGTCTTGGAAAGTCAACCATCATATAA
- a CDS encoding DMT family transporter, whose amino-acid sequence MKLISKNTHLTNLLEINLAMLFVSTSGALGRFIQLPVPITIASRAILAFILLWLFCKWKGISLSIDKKDYLPILMSGIFMGLHWITYFYALKLSNVAIGMLSLFTYPVITSLLEPVLLKTKFLKIHLLLGIMVLAGIYFLVPKFEMGNSYTLAVGVGVLSALFYALRNLVLKARVKHYNGSALMCYQMVIVGTLLFPVFFFLESDAVLSQWKGLLILALVTTAIGHTLFLNSFKYFSITTASIISSVQPVYGIILGAIFLAEIPSLMTIFGGVLILGSVVIESVRTYK is encoded by the coding sequence ATGAAGTTGATTTCAAAGAACACACACCTAACTAATTTGCTGGAAATTAATTTGGCCATGCTTTTTGTGAGCACATCTGGTGCCTTGGGTAGGTTTATTCAATTGCCAGTGCCAATCACCATTGCTTCCAGGGCTATTTTGGCGTTTATATTATTATGGCTTTTTTGCAAATGGAAAGGCATATCCTTAAGCATTGATAAAAAGGACTATCTCCCCATCTTAATGAGTGGCATATTTATGGGCTTACATTGGATTACCTATTTCTATGCATTAAAATTGTCCAATGTTGCCATAGGAATGCTTTCTCTTTTTACCTATCCGGTAATTACGTCTTTACTGGAGCCTGTTTTGCTCAAGACCAAATTTTTAAAAATCCATCTTTTATTGGGCATCATGGTATTGGCTGGCATCTATTTTTTGGTCCCTAAATTTGAAATGGGCAACTCTTATACTCTTGCAGTTGGAGTAGGGGTTTTATCTGCACTTTTTTATGCGTTGAGGAATCTTGTACTAAAGGCTAGGGTAAAGCATTATAATGGATCAGCATTAATGTGTTACCAAATGGTGATTGTAGGTACTTTGTTATTTCCCGTATTTTTCTTTCTGGAATCCGATGCAGTGCTAAGCCAATGGAAAGGGCTTTTAATCCTTGCCTTGGTAACTACGGCAATTGGACATACCTTGTTCTTGAACAGTTTTAAATATTTTTCCATTACAACCGCAAGTATTATCAGTAGTGTCCAACCGGTTTATGGAATTATATTAGGCGCAATTTTCTTGGCCGAAATACCATCATTGATGACTATTTTTGGAGGGGTTTTGATATTGGGGTCTGTTGTCATCGAAAGTGTTAGGACTTATAAATAG
- a CDS encoding 2-isopropylmalate synthase, which translates to MSKDKVQIFDTTLRDGEQVPGCKLDTKQKLVIAERLDELGVDVIEAGFPISSPGDFNSVSEIAKLVQNATVCGLTRAVKKDIEVAAEALKYAKRPRIHTGIGTSDSHIKYKFNSNREAIIERAVDAVKYAKTFVEDIEFYAEDAGRTDNDFLARICEEVIKAGATVLNIPDTTGYCLPEEYGAKIKYLRDNVTGIHKAILSCHCHNDLGLATANSIAGVINGARQIECTINGVGERAGNTSLEEVVMILRQHPYLNLDTNINSKLLYDTSLMVSQKMGMPVQPNKAIVGSNAFAHSSGIHQDGVIKNRETYEIMDPEDVGVTESSIVLTARSGRAALAYRSKKIGYELTKVQLDVIYEAFLKYADRKKEIMDEDIHEIIETSSINIEKVA; encoded by the coding sequence ATGAGCAAAGATAAAGTACAAATTTTTGATACGACACTGAGAGATGGGGAACAGGTCCCAGGATGCAAATTGGATACGAAACAAAAACTTGTTATCGCTGAACGCTTAGATGAATTGGGCGTTGACGTAATCGAAGCAGGATTTCCTATTTCCAGTCCAGGCGATTTCAATTCGGTAAGTGAAATTGCAAAATTAGTACAAAATGCCACAGTTTGTGGATTGACAAGGGCTGTAAAAAAAGATATTGAAGTTGCTGCCGAAGCACTTAAATACGCCAAGAGACCTAGGATTCATACGGGGATAGGTACTTCTGACTCACACATTAAATATAAATTTAATTCTAATAGGGAGGCCATTATTGAACGTGCGGTAGATGCCGTGAAATATGCCAAAACCTTTGTTGAAGACATAGAATTTTATGCTGAGGACGCGGGCCGTACCGATAATGACTTTTTAGCGAGGATTTGCGAAGAAGTTATCAAGGCTGGAGCAACGGTTCTTAATATTCCAGATACAACGGGCTATTGTCTTCCTGAAGAATATGGTGCAAAAATTAAGTATCTTAGGGATAACGTTACAGGCATACACAAAGCAATCTTATCTTGTCACTGCCATAACGACCTTGGGTTGGCAACAGCTAATTCTATTGCAGGGGTGATCAATGGTGCTAGACAAATTGAATGTACCATAAATGGCGTAGGTGAAAGAGCTGGCAATACTTCCTTGGAGGAAGTAGTCATGATTTTAAGGCAACATCCTTACTTGAATTTGGACACAAATATCAATAGTAAATTGTTATATGACACCAGTTTGATGGTTTCTCAAAAAATGGGGATGCCGGTTCAGCCCAATAAAGCGATTGTTGGTTCTAATGCATTTGCTCATAGTTCAGGAATTCATCAAGATGGTGTAATTAAAAATAGGGAGACTTATGAAATAATGGATCCTGAAGATGTGGGCGTAACCGAATCATCTATTGTGCTCACTGCGAGAAGTGGAAGAGCTGCATTGGCATACCGTTCAAAAAAGATTGGCTATGAACTTACAAAAGTACAGCTCGATGTCATTTATGAGGCCTTCCTAAAATACGCTGATCGCAAAAAAGAAATCATGGACGAGGATATCCATGAAATTATCGAAACTAGTTCGATTAATATAGAAAAGGTAGCTTAA
- a CDS encoding peroxiredoxin family protein gives MRKITFLFAIFLLLTSCKEAETPSLKEGIWLGEMKLMDNQTLPFNFNISKTAEGNYVMESYNADEILYIDEISTNKDSIMIKMPAFEGYISGVFSDSEIVGDFIQESMDRSVSFKATYGIEKRFDVNASSAQNVSGIWETEFSPNTADSYMGKGMFTQKDDRVVGTFRTTTGDYRFLEGVVDGDSLKLSTFDGAHVFLFKAKVTDSTLNGTFYSGKHFKEPFVAHRNDAYELPDEDSLTFIKEGFEKLSFAFPDSSGNLVSLDDNLFKDKVVIVQIMGTWCPNCLDETKYLVNYLKEQEKEDLQVVALSFEYAKTQEAAFKAINRLKERIGITYPILLAQYGSSDKDLAQEKLPMLNHILSYPTTIFLDKTGAVRKISTGFNGPATGEKYDKFDNDFREFVGSLMEE, from the coding sequence ATGAGAAAGATAACTTTTCTATTTGCGATATTTTTATTGCTTACCTCTTGCAAAGAAGCAGAAACTCCCTCCCTAAAAGAAGGTATTTGGTTGGGGGAAATGAAATTGATGGACAATCAAACACTTCCATTTAATTTTAATATTAGTAAGACAGCCGAAGGGAACTACGTGATGGAATCATATAACGCGGATGAAATTTTGTACATAGATGAAATTAGTACGAATAAGGATTCTATAATGATAAAGATGCCTGCTTTTGAAGGTTATATCAGTGGCGTGTTTTCAGATTCTGAAATTGTTGGCGACTTTATACAGGAAAGCATGGATCGCAGTGTTTCGTTCAAGGCCACCTATGGCATTGAGAAAAGATTTGATGTTAATGCATCTTCAGCACAAAATGTAAGTGGTATTTGGGAAACAGAGTTTAGTCCAAATACAGCTGATAGTTATATGGGTAAAGGCATGTTCACCCAAAAGGATGATAGGGTAGTAGGCACGTTTAGGACTACCACTGGAGATTACCGTTTTTTGGAAGGGGTTGTGGATGGGGATTCTCTAAAATTATCAACCTTTGATGGTGCCCATGTATTTTTATTTAAGGCCAAGGTTACAGATAGTACCCTTAATGGCACCTTTTATTCCGGAAAGCATTTTAAGGAGCCTTTTGTAGCGCATAGAAATGACGCTTATGAATTACCAGATGAGGATTCCTTGACCTTTATAAAAGAAGGATTTGAAAAGCTTTCTTTTGCGTTTCCAGATTCCAGTGGAAACCTAGTTTCTTTGGATGATAATTTGTTCAAAGATAAAGTTGTGATTGTGCAGATCATGGGGACGTGGTGTCCGAATTGTTTGGACGAAACAAAATACCTGGTAAATTACTTAAAGGAACAGGAAAAAGAGGACTTGCAAGTAGTGGCACTCTCCTTTGAATATGCAAAAACACAAGAAGCTGCATTTAAGGCAATTAACAGATTGAAAGAACGAATAGGAATAACCTATCCCATCCTCCTGGCTCAATACGGGTCATCGGACAAGGATTTGGCCCAAGAGAAACTACCTATGTTAAATCACATCCTATCCTATCCTACAACGATCTTTTTGGATAAAACGGGAGCGGTAAGAAAGATAAGTACAGGGTTTAATGGCCCTGCAACAGGAGAAAAGTACGATAAATTTGACAATGATTTCCGAGAATTTGTTGGAAGTCTCATGGAGGAATAA
- the panB gene encoding 3-methyl-2-oxobutanoate hydroxymethyltransferase encodes MSVAKKEYKRVTVKSLIEMKRNGERISMLTAYDFSMAKIVDDANVDVILVGDSASNVMAGHETTLPITLDQMIYHASSVIRAVKRALVVVDIPFGSYQSDPKEALRSAIRIMKESGAHAVKVEGGIEIKESVKRILNAGIPVMGHLGLTPQSIYKFGTYTVRAKEEEEAQKLLSDAKLLEKLGCFAIVLEKIPADLAKKVADSISIPVIGIGAGNGVDGQVLVVHDLLGITQEFNPRFLRRYMNLYEEMGNAISQYVTDVKSRDFPNEEEQY; translated from the coding sequence ATGTCAGTAGCCAAAAAAGAATACAAAAGGGTAACCGTTAAATCTTTGATAGAAATGAAGAGGAACGGGGAACGAATCTCCATGTTGACTGCCTATGACTTTTCCATGGCAAAAATTGTAGACGATGCCAATGTGGATGTTATTTTGGTTGGGGACTCGGCAAGTAATGTGATGGCCGGGCACGAAACTACACTACCTATTACCCTGGATCAAATGATCTACCATGCCTCATCTGTAATACGAGCGGTAAAAAGAGCACTAGTGGTAGTTGATATTCCGTTTGGTAGTTATCAAAGTGATCCTAAGGAGGCCTTGCGTTCCGCTATTCGTATAATGAAAGAGAGCGGAGCCCATGCGGTTAAGGTTGAGGGAGGTATAGAAATAAAGGAATCCGTAAAAAGGATTCTCAATGCAGGGATACCTGTAATGGGACATTTAGGGCTCACCCCACAGTCCATTTATAAGTTTGGGACCTACACCGTTAGAGCAAAGGAAGAAGAAGAGGCACAAAAACTACTGAGTGACGCTAAGCTTTTAGAAAAATTAGGTTGTTTTGCAATTGTGCTAGAAAAAATACCTGCAGATTTAGCCAAGAAAGTTGCCGATAGCATTAGCATCCCAGTAATAGGTATAGGCGCAGGCAATGGGGTGGACGGACAAGTATTGGTAGTACATGATCTTTTGGGAATTACCCAAGAGTTCAATCCCCGTTTCTTAAGGCGCTACATGAATTTATATGAAGAAATGGGAAATGCCATTTCTCAATATGTCACGGACGTAAAAAGCAGGGATTTTCCTAATGAAGAAGAACAGTATTAA
- a CDS encoding nuclear transport factor 2 family protein: protein MRILICFCLCLFVLNANAQSSEESAVKQTIETFFEGFHQQDSVLLKSVVSDQVIIQTIANKVDSTFVQSEDYNDFVSHIMGIPTTTKFEEKLLSFNIQIDGAMAHAWTPYEFWLNDTFSHCGVNSFQLFKDLDSWKIIYIIDTRHKQGCD from the coding sequence ATGAGAATTTTAATCTGTTTCTGCCTGTGTTTATTTGTTTTAAATGCTAATGCCCAATCATCGGAGGAGAGTGCCGTTAAGCAAACTATTGAAACATTCTTTGAAGGGTTTCACCAACAAGATTCTGTGCTCCTGAAAAGTGTAGTTTCAGATCAGGTGATTATTCAGACGATTGCCAACAAAGTGGATAGTACCTTTGTACAGTCCGAAGATTACAATGATTTTGTGAGTCACATCATGGGTATCCCTACCACCACAAAGTTTGAGGAAAAACTGTTATCCTTCAATATTCAAATAGATGGGGCTATGGCCCATGCCTGGACCCCCTATGAATTTTGGTTAAATGATACCTTCAGTCATTGTGGGGTGAACTCATTTCAGTTGTTCAAGGATTTAGATTCTTGGAAAATTATATATATCATTGATACAAGACACAAACAAGGTTGTGATTAA
- a CDS encoding RluA family pseudouridine synthase, translating to METKIISTPKNLQVLYEDNHLIAINKRPGDIVQGDKTGDAPLSEVVKEYLRKKYNKPGNVYLGVAHRLDRPTSGIVVFAKTSKALPRLNKLFAEKDAQKTYWAVVKNAPEKPSATLIHWLKRNTKQNKSYAHKHEVPDSKKAILDYRMLKQLDNYFLLEIDLKTGRHHQIRAQLNALGCPIKGDLKYGFDRSNKDGSIHLHARNLSFIHPVKKDMLHLVAPPPDEPIWNACL from the coding sequence TTGGAGACTAAAATAATTTCTACGCCAAAAAACCTTCAAGTCCTTTACGAGGATAACCACCTTATTGCCATTAACAAAAGGCCTGGGGATATTGTCCAAGGAGATAAGACGGGCGATGCCCCATTAAGTGAGGTGGTCAAAGAATACCTTAGAAAAAAGTACAACAAGCCAGGAAATGTTTATTTAGGGGTTGCCCATAGGCTAGACCGGCCAACATCTGGGATTGTGGTCTTTGCAAAAACATCAAAAGCCTTACCGCGACTCAATAAATTATTTGCCGAGAAGGATGCCCAGAAAACCTATTGGGCCGTTGTTAAGAACGCCCCAGAAAAACCCTCTGCCACACTTATCCATTGGTTAAAAAGAAATACGAAACAAAATAAGTCCTACGCCCATAAACATGAGGTGCCAGACAGCAAAAAAGCTATCTTGGATTATAGAATGCTGAAACAGTTGGACAATTACTTTTTGTTGGAAATTGACCTAAAAACCGGAAGGCATCATCAGATCCGGGCCCAATTAAATGCCTTGGGATGCCCAATCAAGGGAGATTTAAAATATGGGTTTGATCGCAGCAATAAAGATGGCAGTATTCATTTGCACGCCAGAAACCTATCATTCATTCATCCGGTTAAAAAGGATATGCTCCATTTGGTTGCCCCTCCCCCTGACGAACCCATATGGAATGCTTGTCTTTAG
- a CDS encoding L-serine ammonia-lyase produces MECISTFDMLKIGIGPSSSHTLGPWRAAERWIKELKEDGLFDQVASFKVHIYGSLSLTGKGHATDLAIMLGLTGADPEYIPIEDISSIVEEIKSTGILNFNSEKKIPFDAKQDIVFEKQFLPFHANGMLFVATLKSGKKIEETFYSIGGGFVVKEERVNAIQNLKVFKTFPFPITKGTELLAYCKQENKSISELVLENERSLRTDPEIDRELERIWDTMLECMYIGCHTEGHLPGGLNVRRRAYDMSQSLKGDIPYSNPQEWLEAIRKTEVKFRQILKWVSCFALSVNEVNASLGRVVTAPTNGSAGVIPAVLMYYMVIENHDATFEHVKKFLMIAGEIGSIFKKGATISAAMGGCQAEIGVSSAMAAGALTELMGGTPEQALMAAEIAMEHHLGLTCDPIAGLVQVPCIERNSMGAIKAINAAELAMDSNPENAKVPLDKVVNTMWETAKDMSSKYKETSEGGLAVGVYLSDC; encoded by the coding sequence ATGGAATGTATTAGCACCTTCGACATGCTCAAGATAGGTATTGGTCCGTCTAGCTCCCACACTCTTGGTCCTTGGCGGGCTGCAGAAAGATGGATCAAAGAATTGAAGGAAGATGGTTTATTTGATCAAGTTGCTTCCTTCAAGGTTCATATATATGGTTCTTTATCCTTAACAGGAAAAGGGCATGCCACAGATTTAGCTATTATGTTGGGATTAACCGGGGCCGACCCAGAGTATATTCCTATCGAAGATATCAGTAGTATCGTAGAGGAAATAAAATCTACGGGGATTTTGAATTTTAATAGTGAAAAAAAAATTCCTTTTGATGCAAAACAGGATATTGTTTTTGAAAAGCAGTTTTTACCTTTTCATGCCAATGGGATGTTATTTGTTGCCACATTAAAATCCGGAAAAAAAATTGAAGAAACCTTTTATTCCATAGGTGGAGGATTTGTGGTAAAGGAAGAAAGGGTAAACGCCATACAAAACCTAAAGGTATTCAAAACCTTCCCCTTTCCTATAACAAAGGGCACAGAACTTCTAGCCTATTGCAAACAGGAGAACAAATCCATTTCGGAATTGGTATTGGAAAATGAAAGGTCCTTGCGCACAGATCCTGAAATAGATAGGGAATTAGAGCGTATATGGGACACAATGCTAGAATGCATGTACATAGGTTGCCATACTGAAGGACATTTACCGGGTGGCTTAAATGTAAGACGCCGTGCATATGATATGTCCCAAAGTCTAAAAGGGGACATCCCCTATTCCAATCCTCAAGAATGGTTGGAAGCCATCCGGAAGACCGAAGTAAAATTTAGACAAATCCTCAAATGGGTAAGCTGTTTTGCGCTAAGTGTAAATGAGGTAAATGCCTCTTTAGGACGGGTAGTCACTGCACCAACCAATGGCAGTGCAGGTGTTATACCTGCCGTTCTAATGTACTACATGGTCATTGAAAACCACGATGCCACTTTTGAACATGTGAAAAAGTTTTTAATGATTGCAGGCGAAATAGGCAGTATTTTCAAAAAAGGTGCTACAATTTCAGCGGCCATGGGCGGCTGTCAAGCTGAAATTGGCGTTTCTTCGGCTATGGCTGCTGGGGCACTCACTGAATTGATGGGTGGTACCCCTGAACAAGCCTTAATGGCTGCAGAAATAGCCATGGAACACCATCTAGGCCTTACCTGTGATCCAATTGCGGGCTTGGTTCAAGTGCCTTGTATAGAAAGAAACTCTATGGGTGCCATAAAAGCAATTAATGCCGCTGAATTGGCGATGGACTCCAATCCCGAGAATGCAAAAGTTCCTTTGGACAAAGTGGTGAACACCATGTGGGAAACTGCCAAGGATATGAGTTCTAAATACAAGGAGACTTCGGAAGGCGGTTTAGCGGTTGGGGTTTATCTTAGCGATTGTTGA